One window of Equus asinus isolate D_3611 breed Donkey chromosome 7, EquAss-T2T_v2, whole genome shotgun sequence genomic DNA carries:
- the ESRRB gene encoding steroid hormone receptor ERR2 isoform X3: MPPPGMPEGDIKALTTLCDLADRELVVIIGWAKHIPGFSNLSLGDQMSLLQSAWMEILILGIVYRSLPYDDKLVYAEDYIMDEEHSRLAGLLELYRAILQLVRRYKKLKVEKEEFVTLKALALANSDSMYIEDLEAVQKLQDLLHEALQDYELSQRHEEPRRTGKLLLTLPLLRQTAAKAVQHFYSVKLQGKVPMHKLFLEMLEAKV; this comes from the exons ATGCCTCCCCCTGGCATGCCCGAGGGGGACATCAAGGCCCTGACCACTCTGTGTGACCTGGCAGATAGGGAGCTTGTGGTCATCATTGGCTGGGCCAAGCACATCCCAG GCTTCTCGAACCTCTCCCTGGGGGACCAGATGAGCCTGCTGCAGAGTGCCTGGATGGAGATCCTCATCCTGGGCATCGTGTACCGTTCGCTGCCCTATGACGACAAGCTGGTGTATGCTGAGGACTACATCATGGATGAGGAGCACTCCCGCCTTGCCGGCCTGCTAGAGCTCTACCGGGCCATCCTGCAGCTGGTACGCAGGTACAAGAAGCTCAAGGTGGAGAAGGAGGAGTTTGTGACGCTCAAGGCACTGGCCCTGGCCAACTCAG ATTCCATGTACATCGAGGATCTGGAGGCAGTCCAGAAGCTGCAGGACCTGCTGCACGAGGCACTGCAGGACTACGAGCTGAGCCAGCGCCACGAGGAGCCGCGGAGGACGGGCAAGCTGCTGCTGACGCTGCCCCTGCTGCGGCAGACGGCCGCCAAGGCCGTGCAGCACTTCTACAGCGTCAAACTGCAGGGCAAGGTGCCCATGCACAAACTCTTCCTGGAGATGCTGGAGGCCAAGGTCTGA